The Astatotilapia calliptera chromosome 2, fAstCal1.2, whole genome shotgun sequence genome includes a window with the following:
- the abhd18 gene encoding protein ABHD18 isoform X3, which translates to MGVSRLDVFYRRLLLTKLFIGGWGKPEDLKRIFEFRKIIGDREKCKSLVPQDYPVYINKTEELADCHVQEGFFISPLEHLVPGILPQEAVKARFQFIVPKRWQKNRPVCIHLAGTGDHCFRRSSLKNVSDLFVMGGALILESTVLLRWLEREGYWPLGMTGISMGGYMASLAVTNWPKPIPLIPCLSWSTASSVFTTGVLSKAVNWTQLEKQYAINSRYEEEIIKLLEYCGADSFKMGPKLVTNVDEHFHELSEDHKLSVSQCSRVDGGRDCGGATDGAEHLLSLGSSVGASFETLPTALGGYNAHGRRTDPAECCRPSLHKESISFMKAVMDECTHMANFSVPVDTSLIVVVQAKEDAYVPRTGVLSLQEIWPGCEVRYLRGGHISAYLFKQNIFRQAIYDAFDRFCVKYPNLH; encoded by the exons aATCTTTGAGTTTCGAAAGATAATTGGAGACAGAGAGAAGTGCAAGTCTCTGGTTCCTCAGGACTATCCCGTTTATATAAACAAG acaGAGGAGCTTGCTGACTGTCATGTCCAAGAGGGCTTCTTTATCTCTCCTCTGGAGCATTTGGTTCCTGGGATCCTGCCACAAGAGGCTGTAAAGGCCAG GTTCCAGTTCATAGTTCCTAAGAGATGGCAGAAGAACAGACCAGTATGTATCCACTTAGCTGGGACTGGAGACCAT TGTTTTAGACGATCCAGTCTAAAAAATGTGTCGGACCTGTTTGTGATGGGCGGGGCTTTGATCCTGGAATCAACAGTCCTGCTTCGCTGGCTGGAGAGAGAAGGATACTGGCCCCTGGGAATGACGGGCATCTCTATGGGAGGATAT ATGGCGTCCCTGGCAGTGACCAACTGGCCCAAACCCATCCCTCTAATTCCCTGTTTGTCCTGGTCCACAGCCTCCAGTGTGTTCACCACG ggtgtGCTGAGTAAAGCAGTGAACTGGACACAGCTGGAGAAGCAATATGCAATTAATTCACGGTATGAAGAGGAGATCATCAAGCTGCTGGAGTACTGTGGG GCTGATTCCTTTAAGATGGGTCCCAAACTTGTAACGAATGTGGACGAGCATTTCCACGAGCTGTCTGAAGACCACAAACTGTCAGTGAGCCAGTGCAGCAGAGTGGACGGAGGACGTGACTGTGGTGGGGCCACAGACGGAGCAGAGCATCTGTTGTCACTGGGGAGCAGTGTTGGAGCAAGCTTCGAAACTCTGCCAAC AGCTCTTGGTGGATATAACGCACACGGGAGAAGGACGGATCCCGCCGAATGTTGTCGTCCATCTTTACACAAAGAATCTATAAGTTTCATGAAGGCAGTGATGGATGAGTGCACACACATGGCCAACTTCTCTG TTCCTGTAGATACCAGTCTCATCGTTGTCGTCCAGGCCAAAGAGGATGCATATGTGCCCCGAACAGGAGTCCTGAGTCTGCAGGAGATCTGGCCAGGCTGTGAAGTCAGATATCTGAGAGGAGGACACATCAGTGCATACCTATTTAAACAGAATATATTCAG ACAGGCCATATATGATGCCTTTGACAGATTCTGCGTGAAGTATCCCAACCTGCACTAG
- the abhd18 gene encoding protein ABHD18 isoform X4, with amino-acid sequence MGVSRLDVFYRRLLLTKLFIGGWGKPEDLKRIFEFRKIIGDREKCKSLVPQDYPVYINKTEELADCHVQEGFFISPLEHLVPGILPQEAVKARFQFIVPKRWQKNRPVCIHLAGTGDHMASLAVTNWPKPIPLIPCLSWSTASSVFTTGVLSKAVNWTQLEKQYAINSRYEEEIIKLLEYCGADSFKMGPKLVTNVDEHFHELSEDHKLSVSQCSRVDGGRDCGGATDGAEHLLSLGSSVGASFETLPTALGGYNAHGRRTDPAECCRPSLHKESISFMKAVMDECTHMANFSVPVDTSLIVVVQAKEDAYVPRTGVLSLQEIWPGCEVRYLRGGHISAYLFKQNIFRQAIYDAFDRFCVKYPNLH; translated from the exons aATCTTTGAGTTTCGAAAGATAATTGGAGACAGAGAGAAGTGCAAGTCTCTGGTTCCTCAGGACTATCCCGTTTATATAAACAAG acaGAGGAGCTTGCTGACTGTCATGTCCAAGAGGGCTTCTTTATCTCTCCTCTGGAGCATTTGGTTCCTGGGATCCTGCCACAAGAGGCTGTAAAGGCCAG GTTCCAGTTCATAGTTCCTAAGAGATGGCAGAAGAACAGACCAGTATGTATCCACTTAGCTGGGACTGGAGACCAT ATGGCGTCCCTGGCAGTGACCAACTGGCCCAAACCCATCCCTCTAATTCCCTGTTTGTCCTGGTCCACAGCCTCCAGTGTGTTCACCACG ggtgtGCTGAGTAAAGCAGTGAACTGGACACAGCTGGAGAAGCAATATGCAATTAATTCACGGTATGAAGAGGAGATCATCAAGCTGCTGGAGTACTGTGGG GCTGATTCCTTTAAGATGGGTCCCAAACTTGTAACGAATGTGGACGAGCATTTCCACGAGCTGTCTGAAGACCACAAACTGTCAGTGAGCCAGTGCAGCAGAGTGGACGGAGGACGTGACTGTGGTGGGGCCACAGACGGAGCAGAGCATCTGTTGTCACTGGGGAGCAGTGTTGGAGCAAGCTTCGAAACTCTGCCAAC AGCTCTTGGTGGATATAACGCACACGGGAGAAGGACGGATCCCGCCGAATGTTGTCGTCCATCTTTACACAAAGAATCTATAAGTTTCATGAAGGCAGTGATGGATGAGTGCACACACATGGCCAACTTCTCTG TTCCTGTAGATACCAGTCTCATCGTTGTCGTCCAGGCCAAAGAGGATGCATATGTGCCCCGAACAGGAGTCCTGAGTCTGCAGGAGATCTGGCCAGGCTGTGAAGTCAGATATCTGAGAGGAGGACACATCAGTGCATACCTATTTAAACAGAATATATTCAG ACAGGCCATATATGATGCCTTTGACAGATTCTGCGTGAAGTATCCCAACCTGCACTAG
- the abhd18 gene encoding protein ABHD18 isoform X1 — MGVSRLDVFYRRLLLTKLFIGGWGKPEDLKRIFEFRKIIGDREKCKSLVPQDYPVYINKTEELADCHVQEGFFISPLEHLVPGILPQEAVKARFQFIVPKRWQKNRPVCIHLAGTGDHFFWRRRTLMARPMIKEAGMASLLLENPYYGYRKPRDQLRSSLKNVSDLFVMGGALILESTVLLRWLEREGYWPLGMTGISMGGYMASLAVTNWPKPIPLIPCLSWSTASSVFTTGVLSKAVNWTQLEKQYAINSRYEEEIIKLLEYCGADSFKMGPKLVTNVDEHFHELSEDHKLSVSQCSRVDGGRDCGGATDGAEHLLSLGSSVGASFETLPTALGGYNAHGRRTDPAECCRPSLHKESISFMKAVMDECTHMANFSVPVDTSLIVVVQAKEDAYVPRTGVLSLQEIWPGCEVRYLRGGHISAYLFKQNIFRQAIYDAFDRFCVKYPNLH, encoded by the exons aATCTTTGAGTTTCGAAAGATAATTGGAGACAGAGAGAAGTGCAAGTCTCTGGTTCCTCAGGACTATCCCGTTTATATAAACAAG acaGAGGAGCTTGCTGACTGTCATGTCCAAGAGGGCTTCTTTATCTCTCCTCTGGAGCATTTGGTTCCTGGGATCCTGCCACAAGAGGCTGTAAAGGCCAG GTTCCAGTTCATAGTTCCTAAGAGATGGCAGAAGAACAGACCAGTATGTATCCACTTAGCTGGGACTGGAGACCAT TTTTTCTGGCGTCGGCGGACCCTGATGGCTCGGCCCATGATCAAAGAGGCAGGAATGGCGTCATTACTTCTGGAGAACCCTTATT ATGGTTATCGAAAACCCAGAGACCAACT ACGATCCAGTCTAAAAAATGTGTCGGACCTGTTTGTGATGGGCGGGGCTTTGATCCTGGAATCAACAGTCCTGCTTCGCTGGCTGGAGAGAGAAGGATACTGGCCCCTGGGAATGACGGGCATCTCTATGGGAGGATAT ATGGCGTCCCTGGCAGTGACCAACTGGCCCAAACCCATCCCTCTAATTCCCTGTTTGTCCTGGTCCACAGCCTCCAGTGTGTTCACCACG ggtgtGCTGAGTAAAGCAGTGAACTGGACACAGCTGGAGAAGCAATATGCAATTAATTCACGGTATGAAGAGGAGATCATCAAGCTGCTGGAGTACTGTGGG GCTGATTCCTTTAAGATGGGTCCCAAACTTGTAACGAATGTGGACGAGCATTTCCACGAGCTGTCTGAAGACCACAAACTGTCAGTGAGCCAGTGCAGCAGAGTGGACGGAGGACGTGACTGTGGTGGGGCCACAGACGGAGCAGAGCATCTGTTGTCACTGGGGAGCAGTGTTGGAGCAAGCTTCGAAACTCTGCCAAC AGCTCTTGGTGGATATAACGCACACGGGAGAAGGACGGATCCCGCCGAATGTTGTCGTCCATCTTTACACAAAGAATCTATAAGTTTCATGAAGGCAGTGATGGATGAGTGCACACACATGGCCAACTTCTCTG TTCCTGTAGATACCAGTCTCATCGTTGTCGTCCAGGCCAAAGAGGATGCATATGTGCCCCGAACAGGAGTCCTGAGTCTGCAGGAGATCTGGCCAGGCTGTGAAGTCAGATATCTGAGAGGAGGACACATCAGTGCATACCTATTTAAACAGAATATATTCAG ACAGGCCATATATGATGCCTTTGACAGATTCTGCGTGAAGTATCCCAACCTGCACTAG
- the abhd18 gene encoding protein ABHD18 isoform X2, which translates to MGVSRLDVFYRRLLLTKLFIGGWGKPEDLKRIFEFRKIIGDREKCKSLVPQDYPVYINKTEELADCHVQEGFFISPLEHLVPGILPQEAVKARFQFIVPKRWQKNRPVCIHLAGTGDHISFECFRRSSLKNVSDLFVMGGALILESTVLLRWLEREGYWPLGMTGISMGGYMASLAVTNWPKPIPLIPCLSWSTASSVFTTGVLSKAVNWTQLEKQYAINSRYEEEIIKLLEYCGADSFKMGPKLVTNVDEHFHELSEDHKLSVSQCSRVDGGRDCGGATDGAEHLLSLGSSVGASFETLPTALGGYNAHGRRTDPAECCRPSLHKESISFMKAVMDECTHMANFSVPVDTSLIVVVQAKEDAYVPRTGVLSLQEIWPGCEVRYLRGGHISAYLFKQNIFRQAIYDAFDRFCVKYPNLH; encoded by the exons aATCTTTGAGTTTCGAAAGATAATTGGAGACAGAGAGAAGTGCAAGTCTCTGGTTCCTCAGGACTATCCCGTTTATATAAACAAG acaGAGGAGCTTGCTGACTGTCATGTCCAAGAGGGCTTCTTTATCTCTCCTCTGGAGCATTTGGTTCCTGGGATCCTGCCACAAGAGGCTGTAAAGGCCAG GTTCCAGTTCATAGTTCCTAAGAGATGGCAGAAGAACAGACCAGTATGTATCCACTTAGCTGGGACTGGAGACCAT ATATCATTTGAGTGTTTTAGACGATCCAGTCTAAAAAATGTGTCGGACCTGTTTGTGATGGGCGGGGCTTTGATCCTGGAATCAACAGTCCTGCTTCGCTGGCTGGAGAGAGAAGGATACTGGCCCCTGGGAATGACGGGCATCTCTATGGGAGGATAT ATGGCGTCCCTGGCAGTGACCAACTGGCCCAAACCCATCCCTCTAATTCCCTGTTTGTCCTGGTCCACAGCCTCCAGTGTGTTCACCACG ggtgtGCTGAGTAAAGCAGTGAACTGGACACAGCTGGAGAAGCAATATGCAATTAATTCACGGTATGAAGAGGAGATCATCAAGCTGCTGGAGTACTGTGGG GCTGATTCCTTTAAGATGGGTCCCAAACTTGTAACGAATGTGGACGAGCATTTCCACGAGCTGTCTGAAGACCACAAACTGTCAGTGAGCCAGTGCAGCAGAGTGGACGGAGGACGTGACTGTGGTGGGGCCACAGACGGAGCAGAGCATCTGTTGTCACTGGGGAGCAGTGTTGGAGCAAGCTTCGAAACTCTGCCAAC AGCTCTTGGTGGATATAACGCACACGGGAGAAGGACGGATCCCGCCGAATGTTGTCGTCCATCTTTACACAAAGAATCTATAAGTTTCATGAAGGCAGTGATGGATGAGTGCACACACATGGCCAACTTCTCTG TTCCTGTAGATACCAGTCTCATCGTTGTCGTCCAGGCCAAAGAGGATGCATATGTGCCCCGAACAGGAGTCCTGAGTCTGCAGGAGATCTGGCCAGGCTGTGAAGTCAGATATCTGAGAGGAGGACACATCAGTGCATACCTATTTAAACAGAATATATTCAG ACAGGCCATATATGATGCCTTTGACAGATTCTGCGTGAAGTATCCCAACCTGCACTAG